The following proteins are encoded in a genomic region of Nonomuraea muscovyensis:
- a CDS encoding tyrosine-type recombinase/integrase codes for MRTPRTLPRVLGPAEVEAVLDALNTRRDRAMVLAMLLGGLRRCEVLGLRLGDLSPGERQVFISEGKGGHQRLIPISATFFTAVGDYLDQERPIVDHDHLFVVLRGPTRGRPLSADGLDEILDGVRRRTGLPRLTCHQLRHTCLTRLREAGMALEAVQAQAGRRSIESTRIYLHLANAWLVKQYLDASAAIDADRTNL; via the coding sequence TTGCGCACGCCGCGCACCCTGCCGCGTGTCCTGGGGCCTGCCGAGGTCGAAGCGGTCCTTGACGCACTGAATACCAGGCGAGACCGGGCCATGGTGTTGGCCATGCTGCTCGGTGGTCTGCGCCGCTGTGAGGTCCTGGGTCTGCGGCTGGGTGACCTGTCACCGGGAGAGCGCCAGGTGTTCATCAGCGAGGGCAAGGGCGGGCACCAGCGGCTGATCCCCATCTCAGCGACGTTCTTCACCGCTGTTGGTGACTACCTGGATCAGGAGCGGCCTATCGTTGACCACGACCACCTGTTCGTCGTGCTGCGCGGCCCGACGCGTGGCCGGCCGCTGTCGGCCGACGGGTTGGATGAGATCCTCGACGGCGTCCGCAGGCGCACCGGGCTGCCCCGGCTCACCTGCCATCAGCTTCGCCATACCTGCCTGACCCGGCTGCGGGAGGCCGGGATGGCCCTGGAAGCGGTGCAGGCCCAGGCTGGACGCCGCTCGATCGAGTCCACCCGGATCTATCTCCACCTGGCCAACGCGTGGTTGGTGAAGCAGTACCTGGACGCCAGCGCCGCCATCGACGCCGACAGGACCAACCTCTGA
- a CDS encoding site-specific integrase: MVWQPQLVRRVDAAGNLELSLGHALVDGYLAFVAARCRPNTVLATAYDLKVFFSAISKEPADVVTADIFAFITAQKAPRRGPKVVRLEDGEAGLSARTIKRRLSSVSGLFDTWRPVMTWRSSATRCRLAWPTGVVDSGADRRCCARRAPCRVSWGLPRSKRSLTH; encoded by the coding sequence ATGGTCTGGCAACCACAGCTGGTTCGGCGTGTCGACGCCGCCGGGAACCTTGAGCTGTCGCTGGGGCACGCCCTGGTGGACGGCTACTTGGCGTTCGTGGCGGCGCGCTGCCGCCCCAACACCGTGCTGGCCACCGCCTATGACCTGAAGGTCTTCTTCTCGGCGATCTCTAAGGAACCGGCTGACGTCGTAACGGCGGACATCTTCGCGTTCATCACCGCGCAGAAGGCACCGCGCCGCGGACCGAAGGTGGTCCGCCTGGAAGACGGCGAAGCGGGCTTGTCGGCGCGCACCATCAAGCGTCGGCTGTCCAGCGTCTCTGGGCTATTCGATACTTGGCGACCCGTGATGACCTGGCGATCCAGCGCAACCCGGTGCCGACTGGCCTGGCCAACCGGCGTCGTGGACAGCGGCGCGGATCGCCGCTGTTGCGCACGCCGCGCACCCTGCCGCGTGTCCTGGGGCCTGCCGAGGTCGAAGCGGTCCTTGACGCACTGA
- the istB gene encoding IS21-like element helper ATPase IstB: protein MTVPRHRGLTEQAADAAVDQACKMLRLPTIRQSYAETAQRATREQMSYLGFLADLLLAECDDRARRRSERRIKAAGFPRQKSLREFDFEANPNIDPAMIHSLATSDWVRKGIPLCLIGDSGTGKSHLLIALGTEAAMAGHRVKYTLAAKLVNELVEAADEKMLTKTIARYSRVELLCLDELGYMELDRRGAELLFQVITERDERASIAIASNESFSGCTKTFSDPRLCAAIVDRLTYGGNIIETGTVSYRYTQTQAVKSAQQAPS from the coding sequence ATGACTGTTCCCCGTCATCGTGGTCTGACCGAGCAGGCCGCCGACGCCGCCGTGGACCAGGCCTGCAAGATGCTGCGCCTGCCCACCATCCGACAGAGCTACGCCGAGACCGCCCAGCGGGCCACCCGCGAGCAGATGTCCTACCTGGGTTTCCTGGCCGACCTGCTGCTGGCCGAATGCGACGACCGCGCCCGCCGTCGCTCCGAACGCCGCATCAAGGCCGCGGGCTTTCCGAGGCAGAAATCGCTGCGCGAGTTCGACTTCGAGGCCAACCCCAATATCGACCCCGCGATGATCCATAGCCTGGCCACCAGCGACTGGGTCCGCAAGGGCATTCCGCTGTGTCTGATCGGCGACTCGGGCACCGGCAAGTCGCACCTGCTCATCGCGCTGGGCACCGAAGCGGCCATGGCCGGGCACCGGGTCAAGTACACCCTGGCCGCCAAACTGGTCAACGAGCTGGTCGAGGCCGCCGACGAGAAGATGCTCACCAAGACCATCGCCCGCTACAGCCGCGTCGAGCTGCTCTGCCTTGACGAACTGGGCTACATGGAGCTAGACCGGCGGGGTGCCGAACTGCTCTTCCAAGTGATCACCGAACGGGACGAGCGGGCTTCCATCGCGATCGCCTCAAATGAGTCGTTTTCGGGATGTACCAAGACATTTAGCGACCCGCGGTTGTGCGCGGCGATCGTCGATCGGCTCACCTACGGCGGCAACATCATCGAGACCGGAACCGTGTCCTACCGCTATACCCAGACCCAGGCCGTCAAGTCTGCCCAGCAGGCTCCCAGCTGA
- a CDS encoding endonuclease/exonuclease/phosphatase family protein has translation MAGAGDGFPYSVSRPYQRIDYVMTSRDIKTTSVAVIGTEASDHFPIAANLELPHPSP, from the coding sequence GTGGCCGGTGCGGGCGACGGCTTCCCCTACAGCGTGAGCAGGCCGTACCAGCGCATCGACTACGTCATGACCTCTCGCGACATCAAAACGACCTCGGTGGCCGTCATCGGCACCGAGGCCTCCGACCACTTCCCCATCGCGGCCAACCTCGAACTCCCCCACCCCTCGCCCTGA
- a CDS encoding tyrosine-type recombinase/integrase: protein MPRATALPIIRPDLVKYYLAHRAAQGMNNDHKVRWGARALLAAVPDLTAFDRLPLERQLAFHHESHRFVSWLAVTGHLQPGADYLVARRPRLGIVLARTNPELHLRFMETARLLGFREPLAMAQFNLLAHLVALAGKPADQLRQADWDEGRRLLLEAARRIPNRGVKALSTSLFNLEATLFHCGLTDDLPRRRSPNRGDVRARQWSTVPATMAATMHRYVEQISGTLRSSTVKNAELTLREFALLITAEDPTVSCVAELQRRHVERYKGWLLERPAARGGPLHRHTVRDRLGTLRTFLRRLDEWDADDRPARQLVFDSDMPIADEPLPRFLDDAAAAKLLAAARQDPDPFARLAIEILARTGMRRSEMLGLTIDAVVQIGSAYWLRVPVGKMHTDRYVPLHPQLKALLDDWLQHRPEGLRSDLLFTDHGSPVNASRIEAAVRNAADRAGLGRVTPHQLRHTLATQAINRGMSLEAIAALLGHRSLSMTRVYARIADRAVADEYFAVTEKVEALYDAPRQLPADAEGSEMAKLRREMHRRMLGNGYCARPVEMDCHFESICESCTFFVTTIEFRPTLERQRDDAAAKGQVAREQIFNGLLNRLDGQAS, encoded by the coding sequence ATGCCCCGGGCCACGGCCTTGCCGATCATCCGCCCCGACCTGGTGAAGTACTACCTTGCTCACCGGGCCGCGCAGGGCATGAACAACGATCACAAGGTTCGCTGGGGAGCACGCGCCCTGCTCGCCGCCGTCCCCGACCTGACGGCGTTTGACCGTCTGCCGCTGGAGCGACAGCTGGCCTTTCACCACGAGAGCCACAGGTTCGTCAGCTGGCTGGCCGTCACCGGGCACCTGCAGCCCGGAGCGGACTACCTGGTGGCCCGGCGGCCACGGCTGGGCATCGTGCTGGCCCGCACCAACCCGGAGTTGCACCTGCGGTTCATGGAGACCGCTCGCCTTCTCGGCTTTCGCGAGCCGCTGGCGATGGCCCAGTTCAATCTGCTCGCCCACCTGGTGGCCCTGGCCGGCAAGCCAGCTGATCAGCTCCGGCAGGCCGACTGGGACGAAGGACGGCGGCTGTTGCTGGAAGCCGCGCGCCGCATCCCCAACCGCGGGGTGAAGGCGCTGTCGACGTCGTTGTTCAACCTGGAGGCCACGCTCTTCCACTGCGGGCTGACCGACGACCTGCCACGTCGGCGCTCACCCAACCGTGGCGATGTCCGGGCTCGGCAATGGTCGACCGTCCCGGCCACGATGGCAGCGACGATGCACCGCTACGTGGAGCAGATCAGCGGGACCTTGCGATCGAGCACCGTGAAGAACGCCGAGCTGACTCTGCGCGAGTTCGCGCTGCTCATCACGGCCGAGGATCCAACGGTGAGCTGCGTGGCCGAGCTGCAGCGTCGACACGTCGAACGCTACAAGGGCTGGCTGCTGGAGCGACCGGCCGCGCGCGGCGGTCCGCTGCACCGGCACACGGTCCGCGATCGGCTGGGCACGCTGCGGACCTTCCTGCGGCGCCTGGATGAGTGGGATGCCGACGATCGCCCCGCTCGACAGCTGGTCTTCGACAGCGACATGCCCATCGCCGATGAGCCACTCCCGCGGTTCCTCGACGACGCCGCAGCCGCCAAGCTCCTGGCCGCCGCCAGGCAAGATCCCGACCCATTCGCGCGGCTGGCGATTGAGATCCTGGCCCGCACCGGGATGCGCCGCAGCGAGATGCTCGGTCTCACCATTGACGCCGTGGTCCAGATCGGCTCGGCCTACTGGCTACGGGTTCCGGTGGGCAAGATGCACACCGACCGCTACGTTCCCCTGCATCCCCAGCTCAAGGCGCTGCTGGACGACTGGCTGCAGCACCGGCCCGAAGGGTTGCGCTCGGACCTGCTGTTCACCGACCACGGCAGCCCAGTCAATGCCTCCCGCATCGAGGCAGCTGTCCGCAACGCCGCCGACCGCGCAGGCCTGGGCCGAGTCACCCCGCACCAGCTCCGGCACACGCTCGCCACCCAGGCGATCAACCGGGGCATGTCGCTAGAGGCCATCGCCGCGCTACTTGGGCACCGTTCTCTGTCCATGACTCGCGTCTATGCCCGCATCGCCGATCGGGCCGTCGCCGACGAGTACTTCGCGGTCACCGAGAAGGTCGAGGCCCTCTACGACGCCCCGCGCCAGCTCCCCGCCGACGCCGAGGGCAGCGAGATGGCCAAGCTCCGCCGGGAGATGCACCGCCGGATGCTCGGCAACGGCTACTGCGCCCGTCCAGTCGAGATGGACTGCCACTTCGAGTCCATCTGCGAGTCCTGCACCTTCTTCGTCACCACCATCGAGTTTCGGCCCACCCTCGAACGTCAACGCGACGACGCCGCGGCCAAGGGGCAAGTCGCCCGCGAACAGATCTTCAATGGCCTGCTCAATCGACTCGACGGACAGGCGTCGTGA
- a CDS encoding phospholipase A2 yields the protein MKKALALSAAVLAAGAMLAAPAQATALDKTKAQRLAMALTLTKNTKASYNAWARFKINKDTPQVKEYKFNWNTDGCSVPKKIGNSEYWKGVFKIPCDRHDFGYRNVKALVSSSKWRNTYKKPVDDAFLFDMGNVCVKFSGTKKASCRVAAAAFYGAVRAAT from the coding sequence ATGAAAAAGGCACTGGCCCTGTCCGCCGCCGTCCTGGCGGCGGGTGCCATGCTGGCCGCTCCCGCACAGGCGACCGCGCTCGACAAGACCAAGGCGCAGCGCCTGGCGATGGCGCTGACCCTGACGAAGAACACCAAGGCCAGCTACAACGCGTGGGCCCGGTTCAAAATCAACAAGGACACCCCGCAGGTCAAGGAGTACAAGTTCAACTGGAACACCGACGGCTGCTCGGTGCCCAAGAAGATCGGAAACTCTGAATACTGGAAGGGCGTCTTCAAGATTCCCTGCGATCGCCACGACTTCGGCTACCGCAACGTCAAGGCGCTGGTGAGCTCCAGCAAGTGGCGTAACACCTACAAGAAGCCCGTCGACGACGCGTTCCTCTTCGACATGGGCAACGTGTGTGTGAAGTTCTCCGGCACGAAGAAGGCGTCCTGCCGGGTGGCCGCGGCGGCGTTCTACGGCGCGGTCAGGGCAGCCACGTAG
- a CDS encoding sensor histidine kinase, with amino-acid sequence MLPAHLTPLDGKPPRPPGTTGFMLFALLGIGVVAETADGTMRPAWLSWAGLAVVCALYAGVVLLTFRHRPRPAWVMLAALAVVVTAMAASYGGSWRYLFPLTGVACGIALYGRAVRIVLAALTVVTAATVWARGASVELVMAFSWGTFSMGLVVAGMLHLYAVIGELRRTRRLLAEAAVAEERLRFARDLHDLLGHTLSVIVVKAEAVRRLARRDPAQAERQAGDIETVGRQALSEVREAVTGYRRADLAGELARARDALATAGIEAVMRQAGPAPEGEGEVLLGWVVREGVTNVIRHSGATRVEIEIGPDSVTVRDDGRTQAHQPGPAGDGRGDTARPGTRTPAGGGSGLRGLAERLARAGGHVEAGPLPQGGFELSARLTPPG; translated from the coding sequence GTGTTGCCCGCTCATCTGACGCCGCTCGACGGCAAGCCGCCCCGGCCGCCCGGCACCACCGGGTTCATGCTCTTCGCCCTGCTCGGCATCGGAGTCGTGGCCGAGACAGCCGACGGCACCATGCGGCCCGCCTGGTTGTCGTGGGCCGGCCTGGCCGTGGTCTGCGCCCTGTACGCCGGCGTGGTCCTGCTGACCTTCCGCCACCGCCCCCGCCCGGCCTGGGTGATGCTCGCGGCGCTGGCCGTGGTGGTGACGGCCATGGCGGCCTCGTACGGTGGGAGCTGGCGCTACCTGTTCCCGCTGACGGGCGTGGCGTGCGGGATCGCCCTGTACGGCAGGGCCGTGCGGATCGTCCTGGCGGCGCTGACCGTGGTGACGGCCGCGACGGTGTGGGCGCGCGGCGCCTCCGTCGAGCTGGTCATGGCGTTCTCGTGGGGGACGTTCAGCATGGGCCTGGTCGTGGCCGGCATGCTGCACCTGTACGCCGTCATCGGCGAGCTGCGCCGGACGCGCCGGCTGCTGGCCGAGGCGGCGGTCGCCGAGGAACGGTTGCGCTTCGCCCGTGACCTGCACGACCTGCTGGGCCACACCCTCTCGGTCATCGTGGTCAAGGCCGAGGCGGTGCGGCGGCTGGCCCGGCGCGACCCCGCGCAGGCCGAACGCCAGGCCGGCGACATCGAGACGGTGGGCCGGCAGGCGCTGAGCGAGGTCCGCGAAGCGGTCACCGGCTACCGCCGCGCCGATCTGGCCGGCGAGCTGGCCCGCGCCCGCGACGCGCTGGCGACCGCCGGCATCGAGGCCGTCATGCGGCAGGCGGGCCCGGCGCCGGAAGGGGAGGGGGAGGTGCTGCTGGGCTGGGTGGTGCGCGAGGGCGTCACGAACGTGATCCGGCACAGCGGCGCCACCCGCGTGGAGATCGAGATCGGCCCGGACTCGGTGACCGTCCGCGACGACGGCCGGACGCAGGCCCACCAGCCGGGCCCGGCGGGCGACGGCCGCGGCGACACGGCGCGCCCCGGGACGCGGACCCCGGCGGGCGGCGGGAGCGGGCTGCGCGGGCTGGCCGAACGCCTGGCCCGGGCGGGCGGCCATGTCGAGGCGGGGCCGCTGCCGCAGGGCGGCTTCGAGCTGAGTGCCCGCCTCACCCCGCCGGGCTGA
- a CDS encoding Cmx/CmrA family chloramphenicol efflux MFS transporter has translation MSAEATIRKAPATRGRLPLGVYLLSFSLFAMGSAEFLLAGVLPAVAEDLRITLSSAGALISAFAAGVVVGGPPLAIMTLRWPRRTTLVATQAAFAACVAIGILTDSYAVLLATRFLCGLAYAGFWAVAAVTAISLVPPDRTARASGVVVSGLSLAMIAGGPAGALLSYFTGWRGGFWAVAVLTVAGAVLTLVALPATSVRGQPSVRGELRTMRRPQVWVVYAVTLLSTAAYMISFNYLAPFLTGVTRIPEIWVPAILTLFGVGAFIGLSIGGRIADKLPTHALLAGALGIAACSALLAVLARHALAVVPLVLLLGVAGFVLNPAIYGRVFAIASQAPTLAGATTVSAFQLGISLVPVAAAAALDAGAGITAIPWLGAGLAAITTVPVLLDRRLSRRRA, from the coding sequence GTGAGCGCCGAGGCCACGATCCGAAAGGCACCGGCCACCCGCGGCAGACTGCCTCTGGGGGTCTACCTGCTGTCCTTCAGCCTGTTCGCGATGGGCAGCGCGGAGTTCCTGCTCGCCGGGGTCCTGCCGGCCGTCGCCGAGGACCTGCGCATCACGCTGTCCTCCGCCGGAGCGCTGATCTCGGCGTTCGCCGCCGGCGTCGTCGTCGGCGGGCCGCCCCTGGCCATCATGACCCTGCGCTGGCCACGGCGGACGACGCTCGTCGCCACCCAGGCGGCCTTCGCCGCCTGCGTGGCGATCGGCATCCTCACGGACAGCTACGCGGTGCTCCTGGCCACGCGCTTCCTCTGCGGTCTGGCCTACGCGGGGTTCTGGGCGGTCGCGGCGGTCACCGCGATCAGCCTGGTCCCGCCCGACCGTACCGCCCGCGCCTCCGGCGTCGTCGTCAGCGGGCTCAGCCTCGCGATGATCGCCGGTGGCCCGGCCGGCGCGCTGCTCAGCTACTTCACCGGGTGGCGTGGTGGCTTCTGGGCCGTGGCCGTCCTCACCGTCGCCGGCGCCGTCTTGACGCTCGTGGCGCTGCCCGCCACGAGCGTGCGCGGCCAGCCGAGCGTGCGCGGCGAGCTTCGCACGATGAGGCGGCCCCAGGTGTGGGTGGTCTACGCCGTCACCCTGCTGAGCACCGCCGCCTACATGATCTCGTTCAACTACCTGGCGCCGTTCCTGACCGGCGTCACCCGGATACCCGAGATCTGGGTTCCGGCGATCCTGACCCTGTTCGGCGTCGGGGCCTTCATCGGCCTGTCCATCGGGGGCAGAATCGCCGACAAACTGCCCACCCACGCGCTCCTGGCCGGGGCGCTCGGGATCGCGGCCTGTTCCGCCCTGCTCGCTGTACTCGCCCGGCACGCGCTGGCCGTCGTCCCTCTGGTCCTGCTTCTCGGCGTCGCCGGATTCGTGCTGAACCCGGCCATCTACGGGCGCGTGTTCGCCATCGCGTCCCAGGCGCCCACGCTCGCCGGGGCCACCACCGTCTCCGCCTTCCAACTCGGCATCAGCCTCGTTCCCGTGGCAGCGGCCGCCGCGCTCGATGCCGGAGCGGGGATCACCGCCATCCCGTGGCTCGGTGCGGGTCTGGCCGCGATCACGACCGTGCCCGTCCTGCTCGATCGGAGGTTGTCGCGTCGGCGGGCCTGA
- a CDS encoding Mu transposase domain-containing protein has product MPAGKVRYDNLRPAVAKVLGFNRSRVENERWVIFRSFYGIEPFYCRRGKEGAHEKGGVEGQIGYFRRNHLVPVPDVATIDELNAMIDRWDVEDEVRRIRSRPQSIGERFAIEAPLLRPLPTERFETGRLFTPRVDRYSVIVVRTNRYSVPARLIGQAVRVMLHVSHLVVYHKGQEVARHERLIAKGGSRLELDHYLEILLKKPGALPGSTALEQARRSGKFTREHEAWWAAARRAHGEAEGTRALIEVLLLHRHMAHEHVAAGIAAALRVGAWTADAVALEARKVAQLDSEPGSPPPARSPALAWLDEPGVVSLTERRMSALPPDTRPLPSVAIYDQLLRRPAAGSPSPSGEEGRP; this is encoded by the coding sequence GTGCCGGCCGGCAAGGTGCGCTATGACAACCTGCGGCCCGCGGTGGCCAAGGTGCTCGGCTTCAACCGCTCGCGGGTGGAGAACGAACGCTGGGTCATCTTCCGCTCCTTCTACGGGATCGAGCCTTTCTACTGCCGCCGAGGCAAGGAGGGCGCGCACGAAAAGGGCGGCGTGGAGGGTCAGATTGGCTACTTCCGTCGCAACCATTTGGTGCCCGTCCCTGATGTGGCCACCATCGATGAGCTCAACGCCATGATCGACCGGTGGGACGTGGAGGACGAGGTGCGGCGGATCCGCTCCCGGCCCCAGAGCATCGGTGAGCGGTTCGCGATCGAAGCCCCGTTGCTGCGGCCGCTGCCGACCGAACGGTTCGAGACGGGACGGCTGTTCACCCCGCGGGTGGACCGCTACAGCGTGATCGTGGTGCGCACCAACCGCTACTCGGTGCCCGCCCGGCTGATCGGGCAAGCGGTGCGGGTGATGCTGCACGTTTCACACCTGGTGGTCTACCACAAGGGGCAGGAGGTGGCCCGGCACGAACGGCTGATCGCCAAGGGCGGCTCGCGGCTGGAGCTGGACCACTACCTGGAGATCCTGCTGAAGAAGCCCGGCGCCCTGCCCGGCTCCACCGCGTTGGAGCAGGCGCGCCGCTCGGGCAAGTTCACCCGTGAGCACGAGGCGTGGTGGGCCGCTGCCCGCCGGGCGCACGGCGAGGCCGAGGGCACCCGCGCGCTGATCGAGGTGCTGCTGTTGCACCGCCACATGGCTCACGAGCATGTGGCGGCGGGGATCGCCGCGGCGCTGCGGGTGGGCGCGTGGACCGCGGACGCCGTCGCTTTGGAGGCCCGTAAAGTCGCCCAGCTCGACTCCGAGCCCGGCTCGCCGCCGCCCGCACGCTCGCCGGCGCTGGCCTGGCTGGATGAACCGGGGGTGGTGTCGTTGACCGAACGCCGCATGTCCGCGCTGCCACCCGACACCCGGCCGCTGCCCTCGGTGGCCATCTACGACCAGCTGCTGCGCCGACCCGCGGCAGGCAGCCCTTCGCCCTCCGGTGAGGAAGGAAGGCCCTGA
- a CDS encoding thioredoxin family protein, with protein sequence MPAHAPGSVDSATEQTFAKRVNQARRPVLIQFRATRCRPCPMVTPIGESLAADRSGSWPGAAPQHVLDHKHTTILRDGGVDR encoded by the coding sequence ATGCCCGCGCACGCTCCAGGCTCGGTGGACAGCGCCACCGAGCAGACCTTCGCCAAGCGCGTCAACCAGGCGAGACGGCCCGTCCTGATCCAGTTCCGGGCCACCCGGTGCCGTCCGTGCCCGATGGTCACCCCGATCGGGGAGAGCCTGGCCGCCGACCGCTCCGGCTCGTGGCCGGGCGCGGCTCCCCAGCACGTGCTGGACCACAAGCACACCACGATCCTGCGTGACGGCGGTGTGGACCGGTGA